The Leucobacter rhizosphaerae genome includes a region encoding these proteins:
- the scpB gene encoding SMC-Scp complex subunit ScpB gives MTEAEVRETTGIDVAGSVGRSVEAQDPAQVTPEHSGVVEATELSRAREAHSLAQQLEALLIVADEPLSAVTLATATDRPVREVRAALMALIAEFDGAVGGAGGADGAGAGAAGAGAAGAGSPRGFELREVAGGYRFYVRASLDPIVADFVQQQTPSKLSQAALETLAVIAYRQPISRGAIASIRAVNVDSVVRTLLGRGLITEVGQDPETTATLYGTSEALLGHLGIGDVSELPPIAPLLEDGSEGFDHEQF, from the coding sequence ATGACTGAGGCTGAGGTGCGTGAGACCACCGGCATCGATGTTGCGGGGTCAGTTGGGCGCAGTGTTGAGGCTCAGGACCCCGCACAAGTGACCCCGGAGCACTCGGGGGTGGTCGAGGCGACCGAGCTGAGCCGCGCCCGCGAGGCGCACTCGCTCGCGCAGCAGCTCGAGGCCCTGCTCATCGTCGCCGACGAGCCGCTCAGCGCGGTGACGCTCGCCACCGCCACCGACCGACCCGTGCGCGAGGTGCGCGCGGCGCTGATGGCGCTGATCGCCGAGTTCGACGGTGCCGTTGGCGGTGCTGGCGGTGCTGACGGTGCTGGCGCTGGCGCGGCCGGTGCCGGGGCTGCCGGTGCCGGATCCCCGCGCGGCTTCGAACTCCGCGAGGTCGCGGGTGGCTACCGCTTCTATGTGCGGGCGAGCCTCGATCCGATCGTCGCCGACTTCGTGCAGCAGCAGACCCCCTCCAAACTCTCGCAGGCCGCCCTCGAGACGCTCGCGGTGATCGCGTACCGGCAGCCCATCTCGCGCGGGGCGATCGCCTCGATCCGCGCGGTGAACGTCGACTCGGTGGTGCGCACGCTGCTCGGTCGCGGGCTCATCACGGAGGTCGGGCAGGATCCCGAGACCACCGCCACGCTCTACGGCACCTCGGAGGCGCTGCTCGGACACCTCGGCATCGGCGATGTGTCGGAGCTGCCGCCCATCGCGCCGCTGCTCGAAGACGGATCGGAAGGATTCGATCATGAACAGTTCTAA
- a CDS encoding MFS transporter: MSSQSASNAPHTGAGAVTGSSDAAGTPRRPATPNPSPLSRARRWAAVAVLTSSLLVITMDMTILNIALPEMAAELHPTSDQQLWIIDIYSLVLAGLLVSFAAIADRWGRKKMLLLGYTIFGASSLLVLFATSAEGVIAIRAVLGIGGAMIMPITLSLIRVIFTDPRERATALSIWAAVSGLGAAVGPLVGGLLLEHFSWHAAFLINVPLMLVAVVAGIVILPESKVAHPGRWDALAAVLSLVGMTLVVWAIKTFGKEATFASPAALIAFAAGAALLAWFIVRCLRSPAPLLELRLFRNRTFSAGIIAALGSTFAMVAALLLIAQWMQLVDGASPVEAGIRLFPIAIAGAIASLAAPPLARIIGARAVLAGGLGFAGIGMLIIGVQPGTLSNLTVLIALALVGAGTGSLAIASAMIMHGSPEEKAGNAGALEETSYELGAVLGVAILGSISALLYRAEFMASGILTGVDPKLAGEAQESLGAAISIAGELGRPELAAEAGVAFTHSLQATGIAGGIIMLAVAAAVFFTTPKGTDVSAASH; this comes from the coding sequence ATGTCCTCCCAGTCAGCCAGCAACGCACCCCACACCGGCGCCGGCGCAGTCACCGGATCCTCCGACGCCGCGGGCACCCCCCGCCGCCCGGCCACCCCGAACCCCTCACCGCTCAGCCGAGCGCGACGGTGGGCCGCGGTCGCCGTGCTGACGTCCAGCCTGCTGGTGATCACGATGGACATGACGATCCTCAACATCGCGCTGCCCGAGATGGCCGCCGAGCTGCACCCGACCTCCGACCAGCAGCTCTGGATCATCGACATCTACTCCCTCGTGCTCGCGGGCCTGCTCGTGTCGTTCGCCGCGATCGCCGACCGCTGGGGCCGCAAGAAGATGCTCCTGCTCGGCTACACGATCTTCGGGGCGTCCTCGCTGCTCGTGCTCTTCGCGACGAGCGCGGAGGGGGTCATCGCGATTCGTGCCGTGCTCGGGATCGGCGGCGCCATGATCATGCCGATCACCCTGTCGCTGATCCGCGTGATCTTCACCGACCCGCGCGAGCGCGCCACCGCGCTGAGCATCTGGGCGGCCGTCTCGGGTCTCGGCGCGGCCGTCGGTCCCCTCGTCGGCGGGCTGCTGCTCGAGCACTTCTCGTGGCACGCGGCGTTCCTCATCAACGTGCCGCTCATGCTGGTCGCGGTGGTCGCGGGCATTGTGATCCTGCCCGAGTCGAAGGTCGCGCACCCCGGGCGCTGGGATGCGCTCGCGGCCGTGCTCTCGCTCGTGGGCATGACGCTCGTCGTCTGGGCCATCAAGACCTTCGGCAAGGAGGCGACGTTCGCCTCCCCCGCCGCGCTCATCGCCTTCGCGGCCGGCGCCGCCCTGCTCGCGTGGTTCATCGTGCGCTGCCTCCGCAGCCCCGCGCCGCTGCTCGAGCTCCGTCTCTTCCGCAACCGCACGTTCTCCGCGGGCATCATCGCGGCACTCGGGTCGACCTTCGCGATGGTCGCAGCGCTGCTGCTGATCGCGCAGTGGATGCAGCTCGTCGACGGCGCCTCGCCCGTCGAGGCGGGCATCCGCCTGTTCCCGATCGCGATCGCGGGCGCCATCGCCTCGCTCGCCGCGCCGCCGCTGGCCCGGATCATCGGGGCGCGGGCGGTGCTCGCCGGCGGCCTCGGCTTCGCGGGGATCGGCATGCTGATCATCGGCGTGCAGCCCGGCACGCTCTCGAACCTCACGGTGCTCATCGCACTCGCGCTCGTGGGTGCGGGCACGGGATCGCTCGCCATCGCCTCGGCGATGATCATGCACGGCTCCCCCGAGGAGAAGGCGGGCAACGCGGGGGCGCTCGAGGAGACCTCGTACGAGCTCGGAGCGGTGCTGGGCGTCGCGATCCTGGGCAGCATCTCGGCCCTGCTGTACCGGGCGGAGTTCATGGCGTCCGGGATCCTCACCGGCGTCGACCCGAAGCTCGCGGGCGAGGCGCAGGAGTCGCTGGGCGCGGCGATCTCGATCGCCGGGGAACTCGGGCGGCCGGAGCTGGCGGCCGAGGCGGGTGTGGCGTTCACGCACTCGCTGCAGGCGACCGGGATCGCGGGCGGGATCATCATGCTCGCCGTCGCGGCGGCGGTGTTCTTCACCACTCCGAAGGGCACCGACGTGTCGGCGGCGTCGCACTAG
- a CDS encoding DUF4190 domain-containing protein: MTTITTHNDTRTDGAATTEFEVEAPTSDQRDTAILASDTREVTAIQAPDAGSGSGFAPAGPTPSAAPQPALQPAPQGPAFAITSFVLGLASIVSGWTFFAPIVGLILGILALRRGTPERALALWGVWLNGAMLALSLIGIVVFGALLGAGILALPFLA; encoded by the coding sequence ATGACCACCATCACCACTCACAACGACACCCGCACCGACGGCGCGGCCACCACCGAGTTCGAGGTGGAGGCGCCGACCTCGGACCAGCGCGACACCGCGATCCTCGCTTCGGACACCCGCGAGGTCACCGCGATCCAGGCCCCGGATGCGGGTTCGGGATCCGGATTCGCACCCGCCGGTCCGACCCCCTCCGCCGCGCCGCAGCCCGCGCTCCAGCCCGCCCCACAGGGCCCGGCCTTCGCCATCACCAGCTTCGTGCTCGGCCTGGCCTCCATCGTGAGCGGGTGGACGTTCTTCGCTCCCATCGTCGGCCTGATCCTCGGCATCCTGGCACTCCGCCGCGGCACCCCCGAGCGCGCCCTCGCCCTGTGGGGCGTCTGGCTGAACGGTGCGATGCTCGCGCTGTCGCTCATCGGGATCGTCGTCTTCGGGGCGCTGCTCGGGGCCGGGATCCTCGCGCTTCCGTTCCTCGCATAA
- a CDS encoding DUF817 domain-containing protein, whose amino-acid sequence MPSPTPPSGSPRELTRLEAVVDRAAHRLLQGKPQHGPRAVLIECAVFLLKQAWACIFGALLLVAIVAARLWYPDDAPLARNDALTIAAILIQIGMLAFRLESGRELWVIILFHVTGTVMELFKTDVGSWSYGGDGLLRIGAVPLFSGFMYAAVGSYMVRVYRLHDLRFTRYPRVWMTTVVAALIYVNFFSHHYIWDLRWILLAAVALLWGRTMMFFRVWRATLRVPLLLVFAGVALFIWIAENIATWGGAWLYPNQEAGWELVSPQKLVAWFLLMIISVVMVTWVYPPTGPRDRDPARDPVPDRSPDAVRP is encoded by the coding sequence ATGCCCAGTCCGACCCCGCCGAGCGGCTCGCCCCGCGAGCTCACGCGCCTCGAAGCGGTGGTCGACCGCGCCGCGCACCGCCTGCTGCAGGGCAAACCGCAGCACGGGCCGCGCGCGGTGCTGATCGAGTGCGCGGTGTTCCTGCTCAAGCAGGCCTGGGCGTGCATCTTCGGGGCGCTGCTCCTCGTCGCGATCGTCGCGGCGCGGCTCTGGTACCCCGACGACGCCCCGCTCGCCCGAAACGACGCGCTCACGATCGCGGCGATCCTGATCCAGATCGGCATGCTCGCGTTCCGCCTCGAGAGCGGCCGGGAGCTCTGGGTGATCATCCTGTTCCACGTCACCGGCACCGTGATGGAGCTCTTCAAGACCGACGTCGGCTCCTGGAGCTACGGCGGCGACGGGCTGCTCCGGATCGGTGCCGTGCCCCTCTTCAGCGGGTTCATGTACGCGGCGGTCGGGTCGTACATGGTGCGCGTCTATCGCCTGCACGATCTGCGCTTCACCCGTTATCCGCGCGTCTGGATGACCACGGTCGTCGCCGCGCTGATCTACGTCAACTTCTTCAGTCACCACTACATCTGGGATCTGCGGTGGATCCTCCTCGCCGCCGTCGCCCTGCTCTGGGGGCGCACGATGATGTTCTTCCGCGTCTGGCGGGCGACGCTCCGGGTGCCGCTGCTGCTCGTCTTCGCGGGGGTGGCGCTCTTCATCTGGATCGCGGAGAACATCGCGACGTGGGGCGGGGCCTGGCTGTACCCGAATCAGGAGGCCGGCTGGGAGCTGGTCTCGCCGCAGAAGCTCGTAGCGTGGTTCCTGCTCATGATCATCTCGGTGGTGATGGTGACCTGGGTGTATCCGCCGACGGGGCCTCGGGATCGGGATCCCGCGCGGGATCCGGTGCCAGATCGGTCACCGGACGCGGTGCGGCCGTAA
- the cmk gene encoding (d)CMP kinase, whose product MSGAESTAPAAASAPAAGSAAAPAAGSATAPILVAIDGPAGSGKSSVSRAAATRLGFGILDTGAAYRALAWAALETGADLDAEPAVLELLGAWRFDITLRGEQRVTVVLPGASAPSDVTAAIREHAVSGQVSRVSQHPAVRDRLNDMFRAIVAGSGLPGVVIEGRDITTVVAPDAPVRILMTASPEVRAERRAGELSGVSREQVLADIIARDAKDTLVVDFMNPAPGVTLVDTSDLDFEQSIQAVIDVVQAAPSAAVEESM is encoded by the coding sequence ATGAGTGGAGCCGAGTCGACCGCACCAGCGGCGGCCTCTGCGCCCGCCGCTGGCTCCGCTGCCGCGCCCGCTGCCGGTTCTGCCACGGCCCCGATCCTCGTCGCCATCGACGGCCCCGCGGGCAGCGGCAAGTCGAGCGTCTCGCGCGCGGCCGCGACCCGGCTCGGGTTCGGGATCCTCGACACCGGCGCCGCCTACCGCGCACTCGCGTGGGCGGCGCTCGAGACGGGGGCCGACCTCGACGCCGAGCCCGCCGTCCTGGAGCTTCTGGGCGCCTGGCGCTTCGACATCACCCTGCGCGGCGAGCAGCGGGTGACCGTGGTGCTCCCGGGTGCTTCGGCGCCGAGCGACGTGACGGCCGCGATCCGCGAGCACGCCGTGAGCGGGCAGGTGTCGCGCGTCTCCCAGCACCCGGCGGTGCGGGATCGGCTGAACGACATGTTCCGCGCCATCGTGGCGGGCTCCGGCCTGCCCGGCGTGGTGATCGAGGGCCGCGACATCACGACGGTGGTCGCGCCCGATGCCCCGGTGCGGATCCTCATGACCGCATCACCCGAGGTGCGCGCCGAGCGTCGCGCCGGAGAGCTCAGCGGGGTGAGTCGCGAGCAGGTGCTCGCCGACATCATCGCGCGCGACGCGAAGGACACGTTGGTCGTGGACTTCATGAACCCCGCACCCGGGGTCACGCTCGTCGACACGAGCGACTTGGATTTCGAACAGTCGATTCAGGCTGTCATCGATGTAGTGCAGGCGGCGCCTTCAGCCGCCGTGGAAGAGAGCATGTGA
- a CDS encoding TetR/AcrR family transcriptional regulator, protein MTTTAPARRRRDPEARRREILIAATELIVENGAATLTHRAIASRAGVPLGSTTQYFASIDELRETALQQLASEIDRELDKIHEVIGDFVTAPERAVASLSEFLADPRAVHAEIALMTAGTTDDRLRELALRWSDRFTEMLTEKIGRTRAVAISVYLDGATIHAGLHERPLQAAEMTAAIRALAMMPVADA, encoded by the coding sequence ATGACGACCACCGCCCCCGCGCGCCGTCGCCGCGACCCCGAGGCGCGCCGCCGCGAGATCCTCATCGCCGCCACCGAGCTGATCGTCGAGAATGGCGCCGCGACCCTGACCCACCGGGCGATCGCCTCGCGCGCCGGGGTGCCACTCGGCTCCACGACTCAGTACTTCGCCTCCATCGATGAGCTGCGCGAGACCGCACTGCAGCAGCTTGCGAGTGAAATCGACCGCGAGCTCGATAAGATCCACGAGGTCATCGGCGACTTCGTCACCGCCCCCGAGCGTGCGGTCGCGAGCCTCTCCGAGTTCCTCGCCGACCCGCGCGCGGTGCACGCCGAGATCGCACTCATGACGGCCGGCACCACTGACGACCGCCTGCGCGAGCTCGCCCTGCGCTGGAGCGATCGCTTCACCGAGATGCTCACAGAGAAGATCGGACGCACCCGTGCCGTCGCCATCAGCGTCTATCTCGACGGCGCGACGATCCACGCGGGGCTGCACGAGAGACCGCTGCAGGCTGCCGAGATGACCGCCGCGATCCGCGCACTGGCCATGATGCCAGTGGCCGACGCGTAG
- a CDS encoding prephenate dehydrogenase, with amino-acid sequence MNAADSRFPVSERSNGALAARVRGSVHVIGAGLLGASVGLGLRERGVDVTLEDLSPTTVALAADYGAGRVRTSEDPEPTLVVVATPPDVTADVVERALAQYPAAVVTDVASVKLAPYLELVRRGVDLTNYVGSHPMAGRERGGAIMARADLFVARPWVVCRDHETPAEALAIVEAVALDLGATLIEMTPEEHDRSVGLVSHLPQVVSSLLAARLIPATEQAIGLAGAGLRDTTRVASSDPELWVQILGANRGPVVELLDAFARDLSGFADALRDPAQAGARRTIADLLSAGNNGVARIPGKHGSSERFTSITVLIDDTPGQLGRLLTELGELGINMEDLRLEHSPGAQIGFAEIAMLPEVAERAVTDLVERGWRTL; translated from the coding sequence ATGAACGCGGCAGACAGCAGATTCCCGGTGTCCGAGCGCAGCAACGGAGCGCTCGCCGCCCGCGTGCGCGGCTCGGTGCACGTGATCGGTGCCGGCCTCCTCGGCGCGAGCGTCGGCCTCGGCCTGCGCGAGCGCGGGGTCGACGTCACGCTCGAAGACCTGTCGCCGACGACGGTCGCGCTTGCCGCCGACTACGGTGCGGGACGGGTGCGCACGAGCGAGGACCCCGAACCCACACTCGTTGTCGTCGCGACCCCGCCCGACGTGACCGCCGACGTCGTCGAGCGCGCGCTCGCGCAGTACCCGGCGGCCGTCGTCACCGACGTGGCCAGCGTCAAGCTCGCGCCCTACCTCGAGCTCGTGCGCCGCGGCGTCGATCTCACGAACTACGTGGGCTCCCACCCGATGGCCGGGCGCGAGCGCGGCGGCGCGATCATGGCCCGCGCCGACCTCTTCGTCGCGCGGCCGTGGGTCGTGTGCCGCGACCACGAGACCCCGGCGGAGGCGCTCGCGATCGTGGAGGCCGTGGCCCTCGACCTCGGGGCGACGCTCATCGAGATGACCCCGGAGGAGCACGACCGCTCGGTCGGCCTCGTGTCGCACCTGCCCCAGGTCGTGTCGAGCCTGCTCGCCGCACGACTCATCCCCGCGACCGAGCAGGCGATCGGACTGGCGGGCGCCGGCCTGCGCGACACCACCCGGGTGGCCTCGAGCGATCCGGAGCTCTGGGTGCAGATCCTCGGCGCGAACCGGGGCCCGGTCGTCGAGCTGCTCGACGCCTTCGCGCGGGATCTCAGCGGCTTCGCCGATGCCCTCCGCGATCCCGCGCAGGCGGGCGCCCGGCGCACGATCGCCGACCTGCTCTCGGCCGGCAACAACGGCGTCGCCCGGATCCCGGGCAAACACGGCTCGTCGGAGCGGTTCACATCGATCACCGTGCTGATCGACGATACGCCGGGTCAGCTCGGCCGACTGCTCACGGAACTCGGAGAACTGGGCATTAACATGGAAGACTTGCGTCTGGAGCACTCTCCGGGTGCGCAGATCGGGTTCGCGGAGATCGCCATGCTGCCCGAGGTGGCCGAACGCGCGGTGACCGATCTCGTCGAACGTGGATGGAGGACGCTATGA
- the der gene encoding ribosome biogenesis GTPase Der: MSTENTTPEGAGGASEAFDEVEVIDAAAGYPEPEIEDGDIIVGEGYDDAVTDEERLRAMRSNLDGFDLEDEDLVILGDDGEFLGFAEPSSEALPVVAIVGRPNVGKSALVNRILGRREAVVEDVPGVTRDRVSYPAEWGGTRFTLVDTGGWEPDAKGIDASVALQAEVAIELCDVVMFVVDSRVGPTATDERVVQMLRRTNKPVFLVANKVDDAVLEPEVAQLWSLGLGTPHAVSALHGRGVADLLDLVIEALPEESAVAQPKLMGPRRVAILGRPNVGKSSLLNKAAGEERVVVNDLAGTTRDPVDEQVEIAGRVWTFVDTAGIRRRVHMQKGADFYASLRTTAALEKAEVAVVIIDVTESISDQDLRIIDLVLESGRALVLAFNKWDLLDDDRRRYLEREIEQDLAHVAWAPRVNISARTGRHLEKLVPALETALDSWDSRIPTGKFNGFVAELVQEYPHPLRGGKQPRILFGTQVQNRPPTFVLFTSGFLDPGYRRFITRRLRENYGFEGTPIQINMRIREKRQRR; this comes from the coding sequence ATGAGCACAGAGAACACCACCCCCGAGGGGGCCGGCGGCGCGAGCGAGGCGTTCGACGAGGTCGAGGTGATCGATGCCGCGGCCGGGTACCCCGAGCCCGAGATCGAGGACGGCGACATCATCGTCGGCGAGGGCTATGACGACGCGGTGACCGACGAGGAGCGCCTGCGCGCGATGCGGTCGAACCTGGACGGCTTCGATCTGGAGGACGAGGATCTCGTGATCCTCGGCGACGACGGGGAGTTCCTCGGGTTCGCCGAGCCCTCGTCGGAGGCGCTGCCGGTCGTGGCGATCGTGGGCCGCCCGAACGTCGGCAAGTCTGCCCTCGTGAACCGGATCCTCGGGCGGCGCGAAGCCGTGGTCGAGGACGTGCCCGGCGTGACGCGCGACCGCGTGAGCTATCCGGCCGAGTGGGGCGGCACCCGCTTCACGCTCGTTGACACCGGCGGGTGGGAGCCCGACGCCAAGGGCATCGACGCGTCCGTCGCCCTGCAGGCCGAGGTCGCGATCGAGCTCTGCGACGTCGTGATGTTCGTCGTCGACTCGCGCGTCGGGCCGACCGCGACCGATGAGCGCGTGGTGCAGATGCTGCGCCGCACCAACAAGCCCGTGTTCCTCGTCGCGAACAAGGTCGACGACGCAGTGCTCGAGCCCGAGGTCGCCCAGCTGTGGTCGCTCGGCCTCGGTACGCCGCACGCGGTCTCCGCGCTGCACGGCCGCGGCGTCGCGGATCTGCTGGACCTCGTGATCGAGGCGCTGCCCGAGGAGTCGGCGGTCGCGCAGCCGAAGCTCATGGGCCCGCGCCGCGTGGCGATCCTGGGCCGCCCGAACGTGGGCAAGTCGAGCCTGCTGAACAAGGCGGCGGGGGAGGAGCGGGTCGTGGTGAACGACCTCGCCGGCACCACCCGCGACCCCGTGGACGAGCAGGTCGAGATCGCCGGGCGCGTGTGGACCTTCGTCGACACCGCCGGTATTCGCCGGCGCGTGCACATGCAGAAGGGCGCCGACTTCTACGCGTCGCTGCGCACCACGGCCGCGCTGGAGAAGGCGGAGGTCGCGGTGGTCATCATCGACGTGACCGAGTCGATCAGCGACCAGGATCTGCGCATCATCGACCTCGTGCTCGAGTCGGGTCGCGCGCTCGTACTTGCGTTCAACAAGTGGGATCTGCTCGACGACGATCGCCGCCGCTACCTGGAGCGCGAGATCGAGCAGGATCTGGCGCACGTCGCCTGGGCGCCGCGCGTGAACATCTCGGCGCGCACCGGCCGCCACCTCGAGAAGCTGGTGCCGGCGCTCGAGACCGCGCTCGACTCCTGGGACTCGCGGATCCCGACCGGCAAGTTCAACGGTTTCGTCGCCGAGCTCGTGCAGGAGTACCCGCACCCGCTGCGCGGCGGCAAGCAGCCGCGGATCCTGTTCGGCACGCAGGTGCAGAACCGGCCGCCGACGTTCGTGCTGTTCACCTCGGGGTTCCTCGATCCCGGGTACCGCCGCTTCATCACGCGCCGCCTGCGCGAGAACTACGGCTTCGAGGGCACCCCCATCCAGATCAATATGCGCATCCGTGAGAAGCGTCAGCGCCGCTAG